AGGAACTGCGACGCTTCCTTGAACCGCTTGTATTCCAGCAGTTGGCGAACGAGCTCCTCCCGCGCGTCGGCGCTGGATGCCGCGCGGACGGGCTTGGAGGCGGGGAGCATGCTCTCGGACTTGATGAACAGGAGCGTCGACGCGATGACGAGGTACTCGGACGCCACATCGAGGTCGAGCGTCTGCATGAGCTCCAGGTACTGGAGATACTGATCCGTGATCTCCGCGATGCGGATATCGTGGATGTCCATCTCGTTCTTCTGGATCAAGTGCAGCAGAAGATCGAGCGGACCCTGGAACTGCGGCAGACTGAACTCGAGCGTAGCGACTGCCATCGGTCAGCCCTCCGACGGGTTCTCGCGGGCGATGCGTTCGCGCGCCTTGCGGGAGATGCGGTTCCAGACGCCCGTGAAGCCCATCGCCTTCTTCATCTCGGTCAGCGTCTCATCGCCGATTTTCTGGACGCGCAGGCTACCCTCGTAGACGACCTGCTCGACGTACCCCGACTGCTCTGCGAAGTGCTGTCGCCGGTCGCGGATGGGATCGAGGAAGTCGTTGAGCGCGCGGGTGAGCTTCTGCTTCACCTCGACGTCGCCGACGGTTCCCTCCCGATAGCGCGCCTTGAGGTCCTCGACCTCGGCGCGGTTCGTGTTGAACGCGTCGTGGTAGACGAAGACGGGGTTGCCTTCGACGGTTCCGGGAATGTCGGATCGGACGCGCTTGGGGTCGGTGTACATCCCCTGGACCTTCTTCTCGACGGTCCGGGCGTCGTCGGACAGCAGGATCGAGTTGCCGAGGCTCTTGCTCATCTTCGCCTGTCCGTCGGTTCCGACGAGCGTCGGCACGTCGCCGATCATGACATCGGGAACCGGGAAGACCTCGCCATAGTAGGCGTTGAACCGACGCGCGATCTCGCGAGTGATCTCGACGTGCGACTCGTTGTCCTTGCCGACAGGAACCAGGTGGGCGCGGGGCATCAGGATGTCCGCCGCCTGGAGGACGGGATAGCCGATGAGTCCGAAGGGGACCGCCTCGTCATCGAGGTTCGCGGCGCGCGCCATGTCCTTGATGCTCGGAAGGCGGGAGAGCCTCGGCAGCGTGACGAGCATCTCGAAGAAGAGGTTCATCTCGTAGACGGCGTGGACGGCGGACTGCAGGTAGATGGTCGACCGCCCTGGGTCGATGCCGACGCCGAGGTAGTCGAGGACCATCTCGCGGACGTTCTCGCGGAGCGCGTCGATGTGCTCCTTCTCCGGCGCAGTCGTCAGCATGTGCAGGTCGGCGACGATGAAGTAGCACTCGTACTCGTCCTGGAGCCGTACGCGGTTCTTCAGAGAACCGACGTAATGCCCCAGGTGCATCTTGCCCGTCGGTCGGTCGCCGGTCAGGATTCGCCGTCGGTCACCCATCGTTTGCCCCTTCTATGTTACGTGCGTCCCAACCAACGGGTTCAGGAATCCGCGCAGCGAGCGGCGCGGACGCGCTTTCGATCCATCCGCCGCCCAGCAGCAGATCGTCTCGATAGAGCACGGCCGCCTGTCCCGGCGTGACCGCGCGGCGGGGTTCATCGAACCGGACGCGCGCTCGCCCGTCGGGCAGAGCCGTCACGGTCGCCAGAGCGCCCGCGTCGCGGTAGCGGATCTTGACGGTCGCGCGGAGCTCCCCGTCAGGCGGCTCGATGCTCACCCAGTTGACGTCAGCGGCGACAAGCTCGGACGCGAGCAGCGCATCGGCGGAACCGACGACGATGGTGCGGTCGGCGGCATGTATCTCGGTCACGTAGAGCGGATGCTCGGCAGCGATGCCCAACCCGCGCCTCTGCCCGACTGTGTAAAAGGGCGTTCCGGCGTGCTCGCCGAGGACGGTTCCCGACTCGTCGACGATGTTCCCCGGCTCGATGGCGTCTCCAAGGCGGTCTTTAAGGAACCGTTTGTAGTCGTCGTCCGGGATGAAGCAGATCTCCTGGCTCTCCGGCTTGGTGGCTGTCGAGAGCCCGTACCGCTGCGCCAGCGCCCGAACGTCGGGCTTGCCGAGCTCTCCGAGCGGCATGACGGTGCGCGCGAGCTGCGACTGCGTCAGCGGAAAGAGGACGTAGGACTGATCCTTGCCCGCGTCGACGCCCTTTGAGAGCGTGTGACGAGAGCCGTCCGCGCCGATCCGCGCGTAGTGTCCGGTGGCGACGCGCTCCGCGCCGAGGTCGTCGGCGAGGTCGAGCAGCGCGCCGAACTTCAGGTCCTTGTTGCAGAGGATGCAGGGGTTGGGCGTGCGCCCGACCTGGTATTCCGCCGTGAAATAGTCGACGACGGACGCGGCGAAGGCGGCTTCATAGTTGACAGCGTAGAAGGGGATGTCGAGCTGCGCGGCGACATGACGGGCGTCGAGAATGCCATCGATGCCGCAGCAAGTCGGGCGCTTGCCGTCGGGACCGGCGGCTTCCTGGTCGCCCAGGCGCATCATGACGCCGATCACGTCGTAGCCCGCGTCCTTGAGGATCGCGGCGCATACCGACGAGTCGACGCCCCCGCTCATCGCGACGATGATTCGCTCGCCCATTGCCTGTGTTTCCACGGTTCGCAGCCATTCGGAACTTGGTTCCATTGTAGCGGCAGGGATCGGCGTTCACCAAGCGGCGTCGTTGCGCGGGTCCCAGCCCAGGGGCAAAATCGGCTGTCGTCTGCGGTGAGTCTGCGCGCGTTACACTCGTGGAACCGAGCGCGACCCCATGCGGAGAGCGCGATGCGTACGCTGGACTGGAAGAAGCTGCTCGGCTTGCTGGTGATCGCCGTCGGCGCGGGGGTCTTGTGGCAGTCGCCCTATCTGCAGCCCGCCAAGGTGTTTGTCGTCTTTCTCCACGAATCCGGTCACGCGCTGGCGGCTCTCGCCTCGGGCGGCGAAGTGCGCGAGATGCGCGTCCTGCTGGAAGAGTCCGGCATGGTGCTCAGCGCCGGAGGTTCCCCCTTCTGGACGCTCATGGCGGGATACCTGGGGAGCCTGGTGTTCGGCGGGGTGATCCTGGTGGTCTCGTCGCGCACGCCGCTGTCGAA
The nucleotide sequence above comes from Candidatus Poribacteria bacterium. Encoded proteins:
- the trpS gene encoding tryptophan--tRNA ligase encodes the protein MGDRRRILTGDRPTGKMHLGHYVGSLKNRVRLQDEYECYFIVADLHMLTTAPEKEHIDALRENVREMVLDYLGVGIDPGRSTIYLQSAVHAVYEMNLFFEMLVTLPRLSRLPSIKDMARAANLDDEAVPFGLIGYPVLQAADILMPRAHLVPVGKDNESHVEITREIARRFNAYYGEVFPVPDVMIGDVPTLVGTDGQAKMSKSLGNSILLSDDARTVEKKVQGMYTDPKRVRSDIPGTVEGNPVFVYHDAFNTNRAEVEDLKARYREGTVGDVEVKQKLTRALNDFLDPIRDRRQHFAEQSGYVEQVVYEGSLRVQKIGDETLTEMKKAMGFTGVWNRISRKARERIARENPSEG
- the mnmA gene encoding tRNA 2-thiouridine(34) synthase MnmA, encoding MGERIIVAMSGGVDSSVCAAILKDAGYDVIGVMMRLGDQEAAGPDGKRPTCCGIDGILDARHVAAQLDIPFYAVNYEAAFAASVVDYFTAEYQVGRTPNPCILCNKDLKFGALLDLADDLGAERVATGHYARIGADGSRHTLSKGVDAGKDQSYVLFPLTQSQLARTVMPLGELGKPDVRALAQRYGLSTATKPESQEICFIPDDDYKRFLKDRLGDAIEPGNIVDESGTVLGEHAGTPFYTVGQRRGLGIAAEHPLYVTEIHAADRTIVVGSADALLASELVAADVNWVSIEPPDGELRATVKIRYRDAGALATVTALPDGRARVRFDEPRRAVTPGQAAVLYRDDLLLGGGWIESASAPLAARIPEPVGWDARNIEGANDG